A genomic window from Candidatus Denitrolinea symbiosum includes:
- a CDS encoding multidrug ABC transporter ATP-binding protein has product MMHQGRSQSQRGAIAGPMAAMLPGAKARNFRDTMRKLAGYLNSYRLQTAVVFIFAVASTAANIAGPKMLGNATTKLFEGVMARLNGAGGIDFDYIGRVVLWTLGLYLVSALFAYLQGWIMAGVSTDIAYRFRRDISEKMNRMPLKYFDGVTHGEVLSRITNDVDTVNQTLSQSLTQIITSLVTVVGVLIMMLSINFWMTLVALIIIPLSMTVVMLIVRQSQKYFKQQQDHLGHVNGHVEEMYGGHIVMKAFNGEQKSIEKFDVSNDNLYHSAWKSQFLSGLMMPIMSFIGNLGYVAVAILGGYLAVKRAITVGDIQAFIQYVRSFTQPIMQLANISNILQQTAAAAERVFEFLEEEEETPDSASPVKLDAAQGRVEFRNVRFGYAPDKPVIHDFSAKVEPGQKIAIVGPTGAGKTTMVKLLMRFYDVNGGAILVDGHDIRDFTRHDLRKIFGMVLQDTWLYNASIMENIRYGRPTATDEEVIAAAKAARVDHFVHTWPDGYQMVINEETSNISQGQLQLLTIARAFLADPTILILDEATSSVDTRTEILIQEAMDNLMNSGRRTSFIIAHRLSTIRNADLILVMNHGDIVEQGAHEELLAKKGFYYDLYMSQFKKRVDEVDALAGGGR; this is encoded by the coding sequence ATGATGCACCAGGGAAGATCCCAGTCGCAGCGCGGCGCCATCGCCGGTCCGATGGCGGCGATGCTGCCCGGCGCAAAGGCCCGCAACTTCCGCGACACCATGCGCAAGCTGGCTGGATACCTCAACTCGTATCGCCTCCAGACGGCCGTCGTCTTTATCTTCGCGGTCGCTTCCACCGCGGCCAACATCGCGGGACCGAAAATGCTCGGCAACGCGACCACGAAACTCTTCGAAGGCGTGATGGCGCGGTTGAACGGCGCCGGCGGGATTGACTTCGACTACATTGGCCGCGTCGTTCTCTGGACGCTGGGCCTGTATCTCGTCTCCGCGCTCTTCGCCTACCTTCAAGGCTGGATCATGGCCGGCGTCTCGACGGATATCGCCTATCGTTTCCGCCGCGATATCTCCGAGAAGATGAACCGCATGCCGCTGAAATATTTCGACGGCGTCACGCACGGCGAAGTCCTTTCCCGCATCACCAACGACGTGGACACGGTCAACCAGACCCTCAGCCAGAGCCTGACGCAGATCATCACCTCGCTGGTGACGGTGGTCGGCGTGCTGATCATGATGCTGTCCATCAATTTCTGGATGACGCTGGTGGCGCTGATCATCATCCCGCTTTCGATGACGGTCGTGATGCTGATCGTCCGCCAATCGCAGAAGTATTTCAAGCAGCAGCAGGACCATCTCGGACACGTCAACGGGCACGTGGAGGAGATGTACGGCGGCCACATTGTGATGAAAGCCTTCAACGGCGAACAGAAGAGTATCGAGAAGTTCGACGTCTCGAACGACAATCTCTATCACTCGGCGTGGAAGTCGCAGTTCCTGTCTGGCCTGATGATGCCGATCATGTCGTTCATCGGCAACCTGGGCTACGTGGCGGTCGCCATCCTCGGCGGGTATCTCGCCGTCAAACGGGCCATCACCGTCGGCGATATCCAGGCCTTCATCCAGTATGTGCGCTCGTTCACCCAGCCGATCATGCAGCTGGCGAACATCTCCAACATCCTCCAGCAGACGGCCGCGGCCGCGGAGCGCGTCTTTGAATTTCTGGAGGAGGAGGAAGAGACGCCCGATTCCGCCTCCCCCGTCAAGTTGGACGCGGCGCAGGGACGCGTCGAATTCAGGAACGTCCGCTTCGGCTACGCCCCCGACAAACCCGTCATCCATGATTTCTCCGCGAAGGTGGAGCCCGGCCAGAAGATCGCCATCGTCGGCCCGACCGGCGCGGGCAAGACGACGATGGTCAAATTGCTGATGCGCTTCTACGACGTGAACGGCGGCGCGATCCTCGTGGACGGTCACGACATCCGCGACTTTACGCGCCATGACCTGCGCAAGATATTCGGCATGGTGCTGCAGGACACCTGGCTCTACAACGCTTCCATCATGGAGAACATCCGCTACGGGCGGCCGACCGCCACGGACGAGGAAGTGATCGCCGCCGCCAAAGCCGCGCGCGTGGACCACTTCGTCCACACCTGGCCGGACGGTTACCAGATGGTCATCAACGAGGAGACTTCCAACATCTCGCAGGGACAGCTGCAGCTGCTGACCATCGCGCGCGCGTTCCTGGCCGACCCGACGATCCTGATCCTCGACGAGGCCACCAGCTCGGTGGACACGCGCACCGAGATCCTCATTCAGGAAGCGATGGACAACCTGATGAATTCCGGTAGACGCACCTCGTTCATCATTGCGCACCGTCTCTCCACGATTCGCAACGCCGATTTGATCCTCGTCATGAACCACGGCGATATTGTAGAGCAGGGCGCTCACGAGGAGTTGCTCGCGAAGAAGGGCTTCTACTACGATCTGTATATGAGTCAATTCAAGAAGCGCGTGGATGAAGTGGACGCGTTGGCGGGGGGTGGCCGGTAA